CCAGAGCGCACAGATGTGTATGAGGGTGACATTAAAGTCGATCAGATCCATGTCTGGCTTCACCACTGTGTGCTTCATAATCAATTCTATGTCTCTGGAACCAACATCTGTCATATTCTTGTCGAGTTGCACGCAAAAAAACTTAGCCCCATCGTTGTGTGAGAGTTGTTTGTGCTGCAGAAATAAACCAAATATGCATTAGCAGCTCCAAAGATAGAAATTCTAGAATTCGAACACTTACGTCCTTGTGCTGTTGGTGCTCCTTGACCTCCATCAGAGCAGTTAATGGTGGATACTGCCTGCATAGTATCCACTGACCAGAGTCGCAGCTCATTGCTCCTGTAAACAACCAGAAGATAGGCCGTGCCATCGATTTCACTGAATGACATGTAATTGGCCGCATCCACAGAGTCCGCTCGTCTAATAAAATAGCAGAAAAAGACAACATTAAATCGGTATGGCTTGACCCAGAAGCTGCGGCACTCACCTCAGAGCCCCCGCAAGGTTGTACAGAAAGCGAGGCATCAGATGAGGTTCCTCGACCTCGTGCGTCACAATGGAGTCATCGACACAGTTCATACCGTGGATCAAAACCTTGTTCTGGTAGGCCACAGCAAAGTGGGCTATTTGGGCGTGCTCCGACATAAACGAAGCAGCGACAGTGGGCATTCCGAGTCCGTCCGTAAGAAAGTAGGTACTTGGATCTTCGATCTTTTCAGTCACGTTATAGAACATCGATTGTGACTGAAGATCGTCtggcccagcagcagcgcccACAGCTACTCCAACCGTCTTCAGTGGGAACATATAGCGATGGTCACTGCTCACAGTGACAACCAGCCCAACAGTGTCATGGTTTGGGGCTGCTCCGTAAGGGATACATTGAGCACAGCCGAGTCGTTGATTCGCAAACGCAAGTGGTTCCTCACAAGCGATCTATCCAGGCTAAGCTCAGCGAGCTCTAGTACCGACTTTCTAGTCCGCCTTTAAGCAAAAATTGTAATTGCTTTACCGATTTGTTCACAATAAAACTTACCAATATACATATTAAGCGGTTTCTGTACTGCACCTTATTATTTGTGTAGCAGATATCTCAAAGTTATTGGAATCCTGCAGACTGTTCAGTCATGACAGAcagaaattaatttaaataatgGTCTCTCTCAAATCAACCCTGAAACCCTAACTGTAATCGATAGCTGATAGGTAATTAATAtgctattttttttaattgcaGCCCTGTCACCGTCTTGTGAAATAGATTGATCTGGAAGTGTAGTGAAATACGACGATAAGCCAAATTAAGGGACTCTTTAAAGCTGTATGACATTAGACTTTGTTAAATTTGCTGCAATTGCGATGCAACTTGAATGCAAATAATTCggcagtatatttacggtatattttgaaatttgtCACGTagttcggtatatttctgaggggcGATAAATCTGATATCGAAACGCAACAACAACGCCGACTCTCATTCCATTTCGAAGTTATTAATTGTAATTTGTTGCAACAATTATCTGAATTATAGAGCATAAAAATGTTCCAGCCACGTCTGAGATGCGGATCCATTTCTATATTTACACTGATGGCGATATGCGCTGCCGCAACCCCGCCCCCAATTACGGACACAGTGTTTTTGGCGCCGGGATCATCCATCGATATCACCGCCAATAAGTATGGGCCAAATACTCTAAGGACATACTGCTATCCTGGTAAACCGCAATCGCTACTCAGTCTATTCGAAACGGTTGAGTTCTTTCTGGACATCGGCAACGATGACTATACCGAATATTGGGGACGCACTGCAAAGGAGGTGCTGGATCACTACAATGAGCAGCGCTCCCTCTTCAGCCTTACGCTCTTCTCGCAGAAGCGTCAACGGATACATCTTTCACCATTTGAACCCGAGTGCATTGGTGTTTCCTCCAGGCAGCCCTACAATGTGAGACTCCATCATGCGCAGTTCGATGTCTGGCGATTTCTACAGTTTGGCTTGGGCGTCCTCGTCTTCTGCAGTAGCCGTACCTTGGCCAAGAACAGCATATTCTATTATTTGGCTGGCATTGTGCTGGGTATATGCTGCTCGCTGCTGCTCATCATCTCTTTAACATCAAAACTTTTCCCCAGACGTCCCGTGATGTATGGCGTCCTGATTGGTGGCTGGACAATTGGATTATATATACTCATGCAGTTGGCCGACAACCTGCGTCTAATCCTATTGACCTATCGCGACTATGTGGTTTGGTATTTGATAATAACCGGCCTCATCTCATTCCTCGTCTGCTACCGCATCGGCCCACCTAAGAATCGGCGCTCCCAGAACATCATCATGTGGCTGCTCCAGGCGGTTGGTGGGGGTCTGGCCTACTTTAGTAGCTGGCATTCTAGTGGAGTTGTATTTCTGATAGTCTCTGTCTTTGTGGCATACTATTTCCCACAATCGATCGTGGTATATGGGAAAGCGCTCTATCGACGCCGCATTCCGCCCAAGCGGCGCCTGCTCACAGAAGAAGAGTACTACCAGCAGACGGTAAACGAGACACAAAAGTCACTGGCGCAGCTGCGCGAGTTCGTCAACAGCCCCAACTGCAAGCAGTGGAACATAATGAGCAACCTGCGAAATCCCATTCGCTTCGCTTCCTTTGCCAATGGGGAACCACATTTGTTCGACGAAGAGATCGAGGACTACTCACGCACCATAGAAGAGTCAATGGAGGCTGCCGACCAGAACGAGGCCGAGGACTATCTGCAGTGCAGCATGCACTACCGGCCCTTGTCCAACCATGGGTTCAACGTCAGCCAGGATCATCGTCGTCGGGCGCCTATGCCCCAGCTCCATTCACCAGCCTACCAACGAGACACGCTACGTGCGAACATCCAGCAGCCCTATGAGTCTGATAGCGATGACGACGAATACACGGAGCAGGATTAAGACCAAAAAggagaaaaacgaaaagagcCGATCCACACGAATCAAGAGACTCATTAGACTAAGATAAGATTACATTTTCTGATATGGGTTTGTGTACTTTGGTCAAGTTCCCGTTCCCTCAAAGAATGTTTACACTCAGGTTGCTAAATGAATGAATTTCATGCTAATTTTTCAACCTTATCGCACCATTGGCTGTTTTGCCAGATTCACGAAAAAGTTCCTTCGATCGCCGCTTAATTATAGTGAATGCCAAATAAGGAGAAGTCATAGAGATATACACCTAAAACGCATGCGAtcattttcatttaattttcaaaattGTCTCGTACCAAATAGCTACATATAAACGAAAATGAGTACTTACTTAATATTTCGCGACTAGCCATTGGAACCGACCTCTACAATTATTTTGCGAAAGAGTATCTCGCCTTACTTTATGACTGACTGACTAaatacacttgatttaattcAATAACTGACCTCAACCAGACACATACATACAATCAATTATTAACCACCACTTTCTTAGCCATTTAACCATTTACTTAACAATGATTTGCTGAAACGCACTGTATTGCTCCACTCGGTATAGTTCTTAACTTTCTTTCTGGATATTGTTTTACTGGACCCGAACATCTGTAAATTTGCATTGTACAAAAGAAATTATTTTCGGAATAAATCAAAATTTTTACTTTATTGCCATCTCTTTCATTTTGGCGGTGCGCAGTCCACGGGCAGCCACTGGCAGGCCTGTGATGGAGGCGTATGCATCTGTCCCGGCAGCATCTTGATTAGGCGTCGTTCCTTGTCAAGCATTTCAGCGGCACAGAGTGTGAGGTCGCGCTGGCGAAAGATGAGGGCATCTTCTACATAAGTGATGGTCCAGAAGCTGGTCGAGGAGCTGGGACTGCCCGAACGAAGCGCAGCCAGGCGATTTCCCTCGCTGGGATCCACAAAGAAGTACCATTTGAAGAGTTCACTGCGCAGCGAGAACACAGGCGTGGAGTGCTGCTCCTGGACAAACGCTCGAATGAGACCCGCCGAGTCCGTATAGTTCTGCTCATGCCAAGTGAAGACCTGCCGTCCGTTGAGGCCGTAGTTCCAGTCATCAGTGATGGTCGTATACAAATACTCACGGTTATCGCGACTGAGCAAGCAGAAGCCTTGGGGATGAAAGAGGGCCCCCAGCACTGGCGGCAGACTGTGATTCAGTGCCTCTACTCGCCGTTGCAGCGACGCGTCCACGCTGGCATACATGTGATGGGTCTGGATCTTGCTCACCGCATGCGCCATGTTGAACAGAAAGGCCTCGTTGCTATCGTGCATTGTCTGGTAGCGCCAGAAGAGCGATAGCTGGGCCTCGATCATCATTTTGAAGCTGACTTCGTCCCTGTCCGTGTACAGCTTGTCCAGTTGCTGAGTGAGCTTCTCCAGCGGCCGGTGGAAGTAGACGTCTTCGATGGTATGCTCTAGGATGTCACGAACTAGGGACGGTTCTATGCTGGATCCCACATACATGCCATACGACTGAATGCTCTCCTCGGCATTGATGAGATTGGCCAGGCGTTGCGACATCAGTGACCGCAGGTGCCGTCGCACCTCCTGCTGCAACTCACAGGCCGAGCGCCCCGTGGGTCCACTGGTACACTGCATATCAGTGCGTATGAAGTTACCCAGCTGGGTGTAAAGACCTTTTACCTTGTCGGTATCATCGATAAAGTCGGACCGTATAGCTCCCCAAATGCTTTGAAAAACTTGCAGCTTATCGGCGCTGTTGGCAGCACGTCGCAGGATCACCTGGTAGCCTTCCAAGTCCGGTTCCACCGGAAAAATTTCGGCGGCAGCCACCAAGATCAGTAGGCCGATGACTAACAGCAGACGATGCATCTCGACTGGCGCACAGTTGGCAAATGCCTTATCGAGCGGATGCCAGGCAAGGGTCAATGGAGGTCCATCTTGATTTGCTTGGCTTCATGACTAGATTGATTGGAGCAACAGGGTTCTTCCGCAATCGGTCGCTTGCCTCCAACCATGGACACCACTTTAATGCGCTCCGTTAGCTGATCGATCTCCATGGGTTTCTGGGGACGGCGATCCCGTGGCTCGCGGCGCGGCAGCGGCACAATGAATCCTTTGTATATCACCCGTAGTTCATCTAGCGTCAATTCCTTTGCATTTGTCAAATGCAGCTCCCTCtgcaaaaaacaaacaacaaaaattactGTTACATTATACACATTTACATGAGACAACATACATAAGTCCTGTGTGAAAATGGATGTTTACCCTTTTGAATTGCTCCAATATGTCTTCGCGAGTCAGTTCGTGCAAGGTGTCCATGACTATTGTTATTAATTAATTGAGAACTGCAGGTGATACATGAAAATAGCGACGTCTCGGTCGAGCTTAACCCACCTAAcgcccctctatttaaaccgGTGAACAACTTGAGTTTGTTTTACTGTATGTCAATTCTTCTTATGGAAACATCCTATCCTCTCTCTTTActtaaaaaaatgtttaaacTTTGATTATTTTCGTGGAGTGTAGTTTACTATCCAATGGTCTACAATGGACTAATCGTTCTCTGTCACAGATCGCAaatcatattcctcgattttgatattcgttTAATTATCACTAGCTAGCTGGGACCCTCAGCCTTGAACACATAATTTTAGCCGATTGatcaatcaattttctacaagattgacTAATTTTAACGACTCCTTTTTATTGCATtgtttataaaaaaaattgaGACAAAAAAGGTCAAAGCATAAAATGTGAGTGTGTACGTAATGTAACGTAAGTGCGTTTGGAATTTTACGTAATTTTTgcttggtggtcaccctaatgcgccagccagacgtctaattaccccgccaaggaaaagaagactcaaaaggtgtcatccactggatctccctactagaTCCCTCCTATAAATTCCATTAACTTTGTATAAATAAATGTAAATAATGTATATACCCCAtccatatatgtaacattaattttatgtatgtacatatgtatctcctgtgatcaattTTTTGTCCCCTTACatgtaaaactagattaaAATGACAGGAAAGGTAGCAGTAAGcttgtttacaataaaatacaaatttccCACATGAAAAAGATAGATTGTGGAGAGTGGCGCCGGGTAAGAGCTAAATATTATTTTGTGGAATAATTATCATTGAAAATTATTCATTTCTCAAATAAATATTGCATTGATGTTTAAAAAAAATCGAATAACACTATATTCCATTAATCTGATAAGCAATACGATTCAATTCTGGCGGGTCGATCATTGGGGAAAatgttgcatacttttgggcGAGGCAATTCAAGTgaatatcttttttttttttttttttcatgtggaaaatttgtattttattgtaaacaagtttactgctacctttcgtggcaacttaatctagttttacatAAGTGAATATCAGCTTCCGAACAACCGTTCATTTGACAGGTGAAGACACTGGGAGTTGAttttaaagaaaaataattaTCTGTATGCCGTGCACCATACGCCGGATCCGAGCTATAATCATGGCCGAGAGCTCAGATTCGACCTGAAGACGCACCAACATGTCAACCATACCAAAATGGAACCCTCGCACCAAATTGGTACTTCCGCACCAAGATGGTACTCCCGCATCCACATAGCACCTATGGCCCTGGACACACAGTCTGAAATGATATACTATACAGCTTTGCATATCGACCGACCTGCTCGACCTATCGAGCTCTAACGGCTTCATCGAAGAAATTAAATGGGGCAGTAAGCATAGCCAAAAATAATTGAGAACCACACATGAAATAAAAAAACTCATTCCAAACCACCCAAGAGGCGGAGTTTTTTGTGCGTTATTTTTTAAGTGGTGTCCCCAATAGGCCTAATCCACTATATTTACTTTGGGGGCGGGGCCTTGCGAACATGTGAAGCCGTCTCGAAGAAGTGTCTGGAAGTATCAAGTTATTAAAACCATTATTACTTtgactttaatttaatttaattaattttgacTTTACTTCCCTTTTGCGTTTTGGAGCGTGGATCTGTTCGAAATGCCTACCTTTCCACCGAAGCGTCTCGAATCCTCTGATTGATTTGGCGTATATGCCTGAAAGTAGAAGGTTCCCTTGTTGCATGACATCGCTCATCGGTCGCCCCATCAACAGCCGCAATCGCTGCCTACAAAATCTTTAAAAGTCCGTATGCAACAGTCGCACCGCACTCTAGAAAATTGCAGGGAAGTACAGTAGAGTAGGGAAAAAAAAGAGATATTTTACGTGGTTTCTTCGGTGCAAGAAGCGGTGTCCCGACTAAGCGGGCTATAAAATAGAGAGCATCCTCTTGAAGGTCATTAGGCTGGCTAATCTTGGATGCATAATTTATAATGTCCGCTGCAAAACTTTTAATAATGAAACCCATTGTTTCGAGCTCAATGAAATTGACTTCCTTCAGCTCCAATGGGGTTGCGCGCGGAATAGAAAACAATTTTTCAGCCATCTTTCGATGTTGAACAACTCCGGTGGTTAATATTGATCATATTCTTCGGGGACTATTGAGTGATAATCCGCCAAATTATCGAATGCGTCTCTCCAATTCGTCGGCGTGAAGCTCGAATCATATAATTTTCTTAGAATAACATTGTAGAAGGGTGTTTTTGTGTTGCCGGAAAAAATTGTATCCAGATGGGTAACATCACACAAAGCTGGAAGATGCCTGAATCGGCATTTGAAACGGCCAATAGCCGTTAGATTGTCTGCTAGGCCCATATCCATACTCCTTTGCAGGACGATACTTAAGGCCgcgtttatttttttaaagcCTAGCTTGGAACGGTTATGAACGGGTGTAAGTACTTGCGCTATGAGTACCACACGCAAGTAAATGAAACGGAAGCAAGTCTTGCTAACAAATTTTTTAAGAAAAATCGGTTGGTTTTAAAAATCAactttttatattatttttatatttgaCAGAACCGCGAATTCGCTCAGAATTGTTCTTAGTTTTGTCCAGGAGACTCTTGGAACATTCACCACAAACACGATCACCGCGGGATCATATGAATTATGATTTCCAATTATTTATAATATTTAGACGGGTTAGCTCATTACTCTATCTGCTATCCATGGAGACAATCATCTATGCTTCTGGCAGATCGATGGGCGACTCTCGCTGATACAGTTTCTTATCCATTTCCATTTTGACATTCTCTGGGAGGGTCTTTTCCAACTGAATGATAATCCTTATTAGCTCAGCGAATGCCGTCGACATTGTGAGATTGTCTCGAAAGAATGGGGCCATCAGCGAGGCCACATTGTTGGCTTGCTCCCCAATGAGCAGAATATGCTCCCACAGTTCGCATGGACGTAGCAGGGAAAAAGATTGCCGCCTAATGAGGCACCCAATATGGAAAAACCAAACCAATGGGCTCCGATTACTTGATGTGGCTCGCAGCAGGAGTAGACACGATCCCATAGCCTAGTGGCGATTTCCATCACTGACGACAAGCTCTTTGAACTTCTTCTGGATCTCATCCTTGACAGCCTGGTACACCCGCTCCTTGAGCACTGTCATCGACAGCTGCCTAACATCAAACTGCAGGTTGACGCGTCGGAACATCCTTTGGGGGGAATCCACAATAGATGAATCTACATTTCCGGCAAAGTTATACTCACATATAAGGCCTTGGTAATCACAGTCCGATCGAATCGACCCGGATGGAAAATGTACGAGCAGTAGGCCTCGCGTGGATCGATGCCCTGCTGCATGGTGAGACAATAACTATCTGGTGGTGGTTCTAGGACAGAAGACCCCTTTGAATGGCCTGATTACAGCCATAATAGATCGTGGAGACATTAAAATCACCTTCAACATTGCTCCAGAGCGCACAGATGTGTATGAGGGTGACATTAAAGTCGATCAGATCCATGTCTGGCTTCACCACTGTGTGCTTCATAATCAATTCTATGTCTCTGGAACCAACATCTGTCATATTCTTGTCGAGTTGCACGCAAAAAAACTTAGCCCATCGTTGTGTGAGAGTTGTTTGTGCTGCAGAAATAAACCAAATATGCATTAGCAGCTCCAAAGATAGAAATTCTAGAATTCGAACACTTACGTCCTTGTGCTGTTGGTGCTCCTTGACCTCCATCAGAGCAGTTAATGGTGGATACTGCCTGCATAGTATCCACTGACCAGAGTCGCAGCTCATTGCTCCTGTAAACAACCAGAAGATAGGCCGTGCCATCGATTTCACTGAATGACATGTAATTGGCCGCATCCACAGAGTCCGCTCGTCTAATAAAATAGCAGAAAAAGACAACATTAAATCGGTATGGCTTGACCCAGAAGCTGCGGCACTCACCTCAGAGCCCCCGCAAGGTTGTACAGAAAGCGAGGCATCAGATGCGGTTCCTCGACCTCGTGCGTCACAATGGAGTCATCGACACAGTTCATACCGTGGATCAAAACCTTGTTCTGGTAGGCCACAGCAAAGTGGGCTATTTGGGCGTGCTCCGACATTAACGAAGCAGCGACAGTGGGCATTCCAAGTCCGTCCGTAAGAAAGTAGGTACTTGGATCTTCGATCTTTTCAGTCACGTTATAGAACATCGATTGTGACTGAAGATCGTCtggcccagcagcagcgcccACAGCTACTCCAACCATCTTCAGTGGGAACATATAGCGATGGTCACTGCTCACAGTGACAACCAGCCCAACAGTGTCATGGTTTGGGGCTGCTCCGTAAGGGATACATTGAGCACAGCCGAGTCGTTGATTCGCAAACGCAAGTGGTTCCTCACAAGCGATCTATCCAGGCTAAGCTCAGCGAGCTCTAGTACCGACTTTCTAGTCCGCCTTTAAGCAAAAATTGTAATTGCTTTACCGATTTGTTCACAATAAAACTTACCAATATACATATTAAGCGGTTTCTGTACTGCACCTTATTATTTGTGTAGCAGATATCTCAAAGTTATTGGAATCCTGCAGACTGTTCAGTCATGACAGAcagaaattaatttaaataatgGTCTCTCTTAAATCAACCCTGAAACCCTAACTGTAATCGATAGCTGATAGGTAATTAATAtgctattttttttaattgcaGCCCTGTCACCGTCTTGTGAAATAGATTGATCTGGAAGTGTAGTGAAATACGACGATAAGCCAAATTAAGGGACTCTTTAAAGCTGTATGACATTAGACTTTGTTAAATTTGCTGCAATTGCGATGCAACTTGAATGCAAATAATTCggcagtatatttacggtatattttgaaatttgtCAAGTagctcggtatatttctgagggtcaatAAATCTGATATCGATACGCAACAACAACACCGACTCTCATTCCATTTCaaagttatttattttagtttGTTGCAACAATTATGTCGATGTTAGTTCGATGTCTGGCGATTTCTACAGTTTGGCTTGGCTACTCCAGGCGGTTGGTGGGGGTCTGGCCTACTTCAGTAGCTGGCATTCTAGTGGAGTTCTATTTCTGATAGTGTCTGCTTTGTGGCATACCATTTCCCAcgttcaccccaccccctcccATGTACAGAAGTCTTGTTCTTCCAAGTTtaaaaattttcaaaatatgtatgtttgtatatAGTGACGGGACAACTCCATGGTTCCCATGGCCAACTGCCATCACCAGAAATCGTCTTCTTAAAAAGTTTACAAAATTTTGAGATGGGAGATTGATATTCTCGATAGTACTATGATAGTCGAAAAACCCTCGATACTATCGATGGTGAAGTGTCTGCAGGATTCCAATAACTTTGAGATATCTGGCGGACATTGCTACACAAATAATAAGATGCAGTACAGAAACCGCTTTATATGTATATTGGCAAGTTTTTTTGTGAACAAATCGGTAAAGCAATTAAAATTTTTGCTTAAAGGCGGACTAGAAAGTCGTTACTAGAGCTCGCTGAGCTTAGCCTGGATAGATCGCTTGTGAGGAACCACTTGCGTTTGCGAATCAACGACTCGGCTGTGCTCAATGTATCCCTTACGGAGCAGCCCCAAACCATGACACTATTTGGCTGGTTGTCACTGTGAGCAGTGACCATCGGTATTGTATGTTCCCACTGAAGACGGTTGGAGTAGCCGTgggcgctgctgctgggccaGACGATCTACAGTCACAATCTATATTCTATGACGTGACTGAAAAGATCGACGATCCAAGTGCCTACTTTCTTACGGACGGACTCGGAATGCCCACTGTCGCTGCTTCGTTTATGTCGGAGCACGCTCAAGTAGCCCACTTTGCGGTGGCCTACCAGAACAAGGTTTTGTTCCACGTTATAAACTGTGTCGATGACTCCAATGTGACGCACGAGGTCAAGGAACCGGATATGAAGCCTCGCTTTCTGTACAACCTTGCGGGTGCTCTGAGGTGAGTGCCGCAGCTTCTGGTTGGCTTAGCCCTCGAAGAGCTTTGCCCGATTGAGGCGCTGAATGGAAGCGTCACTATAATGTGAACACGATTATAAATCATTCAATGTTAAGGATTCAGGGTCTCTTTGCTTACAAGCCTGCTGGGATATTCGAGGAAATGGGTGTCACGGCCAGCCAAAAATGAGTGTAATACGATCTCATATAGTTCTCAGTCTTTGTAAGGAAATGTTGTTCCGTCTCATCGTATTGCTGCTCCAAAATCTATAGTCAATGAGTAAATCTCGACAGACGGAAATGCTGCAAAGGAGATACAATATTAAGTGTAATTAGATGCAGATTAAATGGGGgatatatttgtatttatattgTACCGTATCAAAGCCATTTGTTTGAACGTCTCAGCTACAATGGATATTCTGTATTCGCTGCCAAACAATGCCCCAGTTGGCAGCAGGAAACGCGTGGACCTGGCATAATATGGAAAAAGAAAATAGAGAatacaacaataataatatGAATAAAGCTATAGCGATTGGCTCTACCGTTTGGCGGCGGTGCATCCGGATCGATCACACAAAGAATATTCAGCAGCAGTAGCGCGTTCTTCAGTTTCTGAACGGTGTCCATTGGCAGGATGGCGCCAGTGTAGTCATCATCTATGCTTCTGGCAGATCGATGGGCGACTCTCGCTGATACGGTTTCTTATCCATTTCCATTTTGACATTCTCTGGGAGGCTCTTTTCCAACTGAGTGATAATCCTTATTAGCTCAGCGAATGCCGTCGACATTGTGAGATTGTCTCGAAAGAATGGGGCCATCAGCGAGGCCACATTTTTGGCTTGCTCCCCAATGAGCAGAATATGCTCCCACAGTTCGCATGGACGTAGCAGGGAAAAAGATTGCCGCCTAATGAGGCACCCAATATGGAAAAACCAAACCAATGGGCTCCGATTACTTGATGTGGCTCGCAGCAGGAGTAGACACGATCCCATAGCCTAGTGTCGATTTCCATCACTGACGACAAGCTCTTTGAACTTCTTCTGGATCTCATCCTTGACAGCCTGGTACACCCGCTCCTTGAGCACTGTCATCGACAGCTGCCTAACACCAAACTGCAGGTTGACGCGTCGGAACATCCTTTGGGGGGAATCCACAATAGATGAATCTACATTTCCGGCAAAGATATACTCACATATAAGGCCTTGGTAATCACAGTCCGATCGAATCGACCCGGATGGAAAATGTACGAGCAGTAGGCCTCGCGTGGATCGATGCCCTGCTGCATGGTGAGACAATAACTATCTGGTGGTGGTTCTAGGACAGAAGACCCCTTTGAATGGCCTGATTACAGCCATAATAGATCGTGGAGACATTAAAATCACCTTCAACATTGCTCCAGAGCGCACAGATGTGTATGAGGGTGACATTAAAGTCGATCAGATCCATGTCTGGCTTCACCACTGTGTGCTTCATAATCAATTCTATGTCTCTGGAACCAACATCTGTCATATTCTTGTCGAGTTGCACGCAAAAAAACTTAGCCCCATCGTTGTGTGAGAGTTGTTTGTGCTGCAGAAATAAACCAAATATGCATTAGCAGCTCCAAAGATAGAAATTCTAGAATTCGAACACTTACGTCCTTGTGCTGTTGGTGCTCCTTGACCTCCATCAGAGCAGTTAATGGTGGATACTGCC
The Drosophila miranda strain MSH22 chromosome XL, D.miranda_PacBio2.1, whole genome shotgun sequence genome window above contains:
- the LOC117186579 gene encoding uncharacterized protein LOC117186579; its protein translation is MHRLLLVIGLLILVAAAEIFPVEPDLEGYQVILRRAANSADKLQVFQSIWGAIRSDFIDDTDKVKGLYTQLGNFIRTDMQCTSGPTGRSACELQQEVRRHLRSLMSQRLANLINAEESIQSYGMYVGSSIEPSLVRDILEHTIEDVYFHRPLEKLTQQLDKLYTDRDEVSFKMMIEAQLSLFWRYQTMHDSNEAFLFNMAHAVSKIQTHHMYASVDASLQRRVEALNHSLPPVLGALFHPQGFCLLSRDNREYLYTTITDDWNYGLNGRQVFTWHEQNYTDSAGLIRAFVQEQHSTPVFSLRSELFKWYFFVDPSEGNRLAALRSGSPSSSTSFWTITYVEDALIFRQRDLTLCAAEMLDKERRLIKMLPGQMHTPPSQACQWLPVDCAPPK
- the LOC108158307 gene encoding uncharacterized protein LOC108158307 is translated as MDTLHELTREDILEQFKRRELHLTNAKELTLDELRVIYKGFIVPLPRREPRDRRPQKPMEIDQLTERIKVVSMVGGKRPIAEEPCCSNQSSHEAKQIKMDLH
- the LOC117191186 gene encoding nuclear pore complex protein Nup160 homolog, translating into MFPLKMVGVAVGAAAGPDDLQSQSMFYNVTEKIEDPSTYFLTDGLGMPTVAASLMSEHAQIAHFAVAYQNKVLIHGMNCVDDSIVTHEVEEPHLMPRFLYNLAGALRRADSVDAANYMSFSEIDGTAYLLVVYRSNELRLWSVDTMQAVSTINCSDGGQGAPTAQGPQTTLTQRWAKFFCVQLDKNMTDVGSRDIELIMKHTVVKPDMDLIDFNVTLIHICALWSNVEGDFNVSTIYYGCNQAIQRGLLS
- the LOC117186378 gene encoding nuclear pore complex protein Nup160 homolog; its protein translation is MQQGIDPREAYCSYIFHPGRFDRTVITKALYMFRRVNLQFDVRQLSMTVLKERVYQAVKDEIQKKFKELVVSDGNRH
- the LOC117186578 gene encoding nuclear envelope integral membrane protein 1-like; the protein is MFQPRLRCGSISIFTLMAICAAATPPPITDTVFLAPGSSIDITANKYGPNTLRTYCYPGKPQSLLSLFETVEFFLDIGNDDYTEYWGRTAKEVLDHYNEQRSLFSLTLFSQKRQRIHLSPFEPECIGVSSRQPYNVRLHHAQFDVWRFLQFGLGVLVFCSSRTLAKNSIFYYLAGIVLGICCSLLLIISLTSKLFPRRPVMYGVLIGGWTIGLYILMQLADNLRLILLTYRDYVVWYLIITGLISFLVCYRIGPPKNRRSQNIIMWLLQAVGGGLAYFSSWHSSGVVFLIVSVFVAYYFPQSIVVYGKALYRRRIPPKRRLLTEEEYYQQTVNETQKSLAQLREFVNSPNCKQWNIMSNLRNPIRFASFANGEPHLFDEEIEDYSRTIEESMEAADQNEAEDYLQCSMHYRPLSNHGFNVSQDHRRRAPMPQLHSPAYQRDTLRANIQQPYESDSDDDEYTEQD